The following coding sequences lie in one Sedimentibacter sp. MB35-C1 genomic window:
- a CDS encoding MalY/PatB family protein has protein sequence MKYDFDKIINRDNTFSVKYEERIRNFGTNDLIPLWIADMDFETAKPITEAIKKRAAHGIYGYVSKPDSFFQAFCNWQSRRNNWDIDRNLVSFSPGVVPSLSVIVNEFTDINDKVLIQTPVYPEFYDVVEAWDRIVLENKLLEKDGVYSVDFEDFENKLKHGTKLFILCNPQNPVGRVWSMKELQKMTDLCNKYNVLIASDEIHADLMLWGNRHIPTATVSEKAGKITITCTSCSKTFNLAGLQASFAVFPDKNLKDKFDKFWKNLEIHRNNCFSIVAMETAYSEGEEWLKQLIPYLENNINYVREFCKANIPQIKPSKPESTYLVWLDCRDLGLSNEELNDFMINKAHLGLNSGNNFSRSLSGYMRMNIACPRSVLEKAMKQLDSAVNNLNGGIKSKYTRGE, from the coding sequence ATGAAGTATGATTTTGATAAAATAATAAACAGAGACAACACATTTTCAGTAAAATATGAAGAAAGAATTAGGAATTTTGGAACTAACGACTTAATCCCACTGTGGATTGCGGATATGGATTTTGAAACAGCTAAGCCTATAACCGAAGCAATTAAGAAAAGGGCCGCACACGGTATTTACGGATATGTTTCAAAACCTGATTCTTTTTTTCAAGCATTCTGCAATTGGCAGAGCAGAAGAAACAACTGGGACATAGACAGAAACCTGGTAAGCTTCAGCCCGGGAGTTGTCCCTTCCCTGTCTGTCATAGTCAATGAGTTTACGGACATAAATGACAAAGTGTTGATCCAGACACCCGTATATCCCGAATTTTATGATGTAGTTGAAGCATGGGACAGAATTGTGCTTGAAAATAAGCTCCTTGAAAAAGACGGAGTATACTCAGTGGACTTTGAAGATTTCGAAAACAAATTGAAGCATGGAACAAAACTGTTCATACTTTGTAACCCCCAAAATCCTGTAGGAAGGGTGTGGTCAATGAAAGAGCTTCAAAAAATGACCGACCTGTGCAACAAATATAATGTGCTCATCGCGTCAGATGAAATACATGCCGACCTAATGCTTTGGGGAAACAGGCACATACCCACAGCTACAGTTTCAGAAAAAGCCGGTAAAATTACAATTACCTGCACCTCCTGCTCAAAAACTTTTAATCTTGCAGGGCTTCAGGCATCCTTTGCAGTATTTCCAGACAAAAATTTAAAAGACAAATTTGATAAGTTCTGGAAAAATTTAGAGATACACCGCAACAACTGTTTCAGCATTGTCGCAATGGAAACAGCCTATAGCGAAGGTGAGGAATGGCTGAAACAGCTCATACCATATCTGGAGAATAATATAAACTATGTAAGAGAATTCTGCAAAGCTAACATTCCACAAATAAAGCCGTCAAAACCTGAAAGCACATACCTAGTTTGGCTGGACTGCAGAGATTTGGGATTGAGTAACGAAGAGTTAAATGATTTCATGATAAACAAGGCACACTTAGGGCTTAATTCTGGAAATAATTTCTCCAGAAGCCTGTCAGGATATATGAGGATGAACATAGCATGTCCCCGCTCTGTATTAGAAAAAGCTATGAAACAGCTTGATTCAGCTGTAAATAATTTAAACGGAGGCATAAAAAGCAAATATACAAGAGGAGAATAA
- a CDS encoding GNAT family N-acetyltransferase, with translation MKEYCIDNLKIEVNNAVPDDIDSITALEAVCFPAAEAASRDSFKKRIARFPDSFFVARIDGKIIGIVNGCVTNSDVIYDAMFHDDNEHISDGSIQTIFGLLVHPDYQRRGIAALLMNHMIDISRKRGKKAVILTCKDKLIRYYEKFGFINKGKSESSHGGAVWYDMYLEL, from the coding sequence ATGAAAGAATACTGTATTGATAATTTAAAAATTGAAGTAAATAATGCTGTTCCAGATGATATCGATTCAATCACAGCTCTGGAAGCCGTATGTTTCCCTGCTGCGGAAGCCGCATCGAGAGATTCCTTTAAAAAAAGGATTGCCAGGTTTCCTGATAGCTTTTTTGTTGCGAGGATTGACGGCAAAATAATAGGAATAGTAAACGGGTGTGTAACAAACAGCGATGTAATTTACGATGCCATGTTCCACGACGACAATGAACATATAAGCGACGGAAGCATTCAAACCATATTTGGACTCTTGGTCCACCCAGATTATCAGCGAAGAGGAATAGCAGCATTATTGATGAACCACATGATTGATATATCAAGAAAAAGAGGAAAGAAAGCCGTCATTCTTACATGCAAGGACAAACTAATTCGCTACTACGAAAAATTTGGATTCATAAACAAAGGTAAGTCTGAATCCAGTCACGGCGGTGCCGTATGGTATGATATGTACCTAGAATTATAG
- a CDS encoding LysE family translocator yields the protein MIMIIKGLKFGMLLQFAVGPMCLMVFNTSALYGVFYSLYLVFAITLIDALYIALSCVGVAAVINREKVNAVVKMVGCSVLVLFGANTIASAFDLSLLPNIRLFSSASSGNLFIQGLLLTASNPLTIVFWSSMFSTQMMENKWNKKQLFLFAVGCIMATIIFLTVIAVMGSMLSSFLPSAVVRILNVTVGIFLIFFGIRLLRKKRKDEVAL from the coding sequence ATGATTATGATTATTAAGGGTCTTAAATTTGGAATGTTGCTGCAATTTGCTGTTGGTCCAATGTGCTTGATGGTATTTAATACGTCAGCTTTATATGGAGTTTTTTACAGTTTGTACCTTGTTTTTGCAATAACGCTTATTGATGCTTTATACATCGCATTATCCTGTGTAGGTGTTGCCGCTGTTATCAATAGAGAAAAGGTAAATGCAGTTGTAAAGATGGTAGGATGCTCCGTGCTGGTTTTGTTTGGAGCAAATACAATAGCGAGTGCTTTTGATTTATCTCTACTGCCCAATATTAGATTATTCTCAAGTGCATCAAGCGGAAATTTGTTTATTCAAGGATTACTGCTGACAGCATCAAATCCATTAACCATTGTTTTTTGGAGCAGTATGTTTTCAACACAAATGATGGAAAACAAATGGAACAAAAAACAGCTCTTTTTGTTTGCTGTAGGCTGTATTATGGCTACAATAATTTTCTTAACAGTAATAGCTGTCATGGGAAGTATGTTGAGCAGCTTTTTGCCATCGGCGGTTGTTAGAATTTTGAATGTGACTGTAGGAATATTCTTAATATTTTTTGGAATAAGGCTTTTGCGAAAAAAGCGTAAAGACGAGGTTGCTCTATAA
- a CDS encoding Lrp/AsnC family transcriptional regulator: MDSIDYAILNNLKENGRASASEISKKVNLSIPAVAERIRKLEQSGIIQQYTIKINRNKIGKYLLAFVFVNIDKTENIDGFRNEIVKHNCVLECHHVAGGYDYLLKVAVEDTQALENFLSKTLKKIKGISGSNTIITLITLKEEINF; encoded by the coding sequence ATGGATTCGATTGATTATGCTATTCTTAATAATCTTAAAGAAAACGGAAGGGCGTCTGCCTCTGAAATTAGCAAAAAAGTAAACCTATCTATACCCGCTGTCGCTGAACGGATTAGAAAGTTGGAGCAATCAGGAATAATACAACAATATACTATTAAGATAAATCGAAATAAAATAGGCAAATATCTTTTAGCGTTTGTATTTGTTAATATAGATAAAACGGAAAATATTGATGGTTTTAGAAATGAAATTGTAAAGCATAATTGTGTTTTAGAATGTCATCATGTTGCAGGTGGATATGACTATTTGTTAAAGGTTGCCGTAGAAGATACACAGGCTTTGGAAAATTTTTTGTCGAAGACTCTAAAGAAAATTAAAGGTATTTCAGGTTCAAACACCATTATTACACTTATTACTTTAAAAGAAGAAATTAATTTTTAG
- a CDS encoding N-acetylmuramoyl-L-alanine amidase, producing MAIKIFVDQGHNPTGHHNTGARGNGLVEEDITYQVGLYLAYLLENDPRFEVMLSRPTPTTVLGYNNTTSLAERVRMANSWPADYFISIHANANENPNINGAEMYIYQYGTQANWLAQNILNAITYYTDLRNNGIRENRSLYVLRRTSMPAVLVEMGYLTNYHDAQIIRDEQWRIAYSIYVGILNYFGFESV from the coding sequence TTGGCTATTAAAATTTTTGTAGATCAGGGGCATAATCCAACTGGACATCATAACACAGGTGCAAGAGGAAACGGGCTTGTAGAGGAGGATATAACCTACCAAGTCGGACTGTATCTGGCTTATTTGCTGGAAAATGACCCGAGGTTTGAAGTTATGCTGTCAAGACCTACACCCACTACGGTTTTAGGTTATAATAATACGACAAGTTTAGCGGAGCGTGTTCGAATGGCAAACAGTTGGCCTGCTGATTATTTTATTAGTATTCATGCAAATGCAAATGAAAATCCAAACATTAACGGAGCGGAAATGTATATTTATCAGTATGGTACACAGGCGAACTGGCTTGCTCAAAACATTTTGAATGCAATTACTTACTATACAGATTTAAGGAACAACGGAATAAGAGAAAATCGGTCATTGTACGTTTTGCGCAGAACAAGCATGCCGGCTGTTCTTGTGGAAATGGGATATCTGACCAATTATCATGATGCACAGATAATAAGAGATGAGCAGTGGAGAATTGCTTATAGTATCTATGTAGGTATTCTGAACTATTTCGGTTTTGAATCCGTTTAA
- a CDS encoding acyl-protein synthetase, giving the protein MSFGHRLFFQKNIYNLKDTDSLFHNAILENINHHTNNCTDYAKILSQQGFSIKDVKTIEDIYIIPPIPTLFLKNHTLYSSPKNKLMLKSTTSGTSGKVSEMALDLSSAWRGLGMVLGTFFTNKLVSLRPTNYIVLGYQPSKRNKIGAVKTAYATTYAAPAVHREYALKDNGTDYVLNMDGIKNALIRYEKMGLPVRFMGFPAYFMFLVKELLESGIKLKLHPKSLVILAGGWKNFFTEEVDKDTLYAMSEKALGLGEDNIREFFGAVEHPIAYFNCPNHHFHVPIYSRVIIRDLNMEPVGFGVPGMLNLITPMMTSMPFVSVMTDDLAVMHPGEECGCGISSPYFEVLGRVGLADIKTCAANASELLDIKKGGAV; this is encoded by the coding sequence ATGAGCTTCGGTCACAGACTTTTCTTTCAAAAAAATATTTATAATTTAAAAGATACAGACAGTCTGTTTCATAATGCAATTTTAGAAAATATAAATCACCACACGAATAATTGTACTGACTATGCAAAAATATTGTCTCAACAAGGTTTTTCAATTAAAGATGTTAAAACCATAGAAGATATATATATAATTCCACCAATACCAACACTGTTTTTAAAAAACCACACACTTTATTCTTCTCCTAAAAATAAGCTAATGCTTAAATCAACTACATCAGGCACCAGCGGAAAGGTAAGCGAAATGGCTCTTGATCTGTCATCGGCATGGCGGGGACTTGGCATGGTTCTGGGAACATTTTTTACGAATAAATTAGTATCGTTGCGTCCTACAAACTATATAGTCCTTGGGTATCAGCCGTCTAAAAGGAATAAAATAGGCGCGGTTAAAACCGCCTATGCGACTACATATGCAGCCCCTGCTGTACACAGAGAATATGCGCTGAAGGATAACGGAACAGATTATGTGCTCAATATGGACGGCATTAAAAATGCTTTAATTCGCTATGAAAAAATGGGACTACCTGTGCGCTTCATGGGATTCCCTGCATATTTTATGTTTTTGGTGAAAGAACTGCTAGAATCAGGTATCAAGCTTAAGCTTCATCCTAAATCCCTTGTAATTTTAGCAGGTGGATGGAAAAATTTCTTTACTGAGGAAGTGGACAAAGATACTCTGTATGCAATGTCAGAGAAAGCTTTGGGGCTTGGAGAAGACAATATCAGGGAATTTTTCGGTGCCGTGGAGCACCCGATTGCATACTTTAACTGCCCCAATCATCATTTTCATGTTCCAATATATTCAAGAGTAATCATTCGTGATTTAAATATGGAGCCTGTCGGGTTCGGAGTGCCGGGTATGCTAAATCTTATCACTCCTATGATGACAAGCATGCCGTTTGTAAGTGTTATGACTGACGATTTGGCAGTAATGCATCCCGGCGAAGAATGCGGCTGCGGAATCAGTTCCCCGTATTTTGAAGTTCTCGGGCGCGTAGGCCTAGCGGACATTAAAACATGTGCAGCAAATGCTTCTGAACTGCTGGACATAAAGAAGGGCGGTGCAGTATGA
- a CDS encoding acyl-CoA reductase, giving the protein MNLVNGKFIDSKECDIVLDNLEQHIIDTLNKERLSTETVVNACDKLVTDLDEEFYIKAMSNLGIDESLGRSYIDEMRRFFCKESLLHRMKLELGDTLGSPYSFNPMHKEFTVTRQILPLGVLLHVAAGNADGLPAFSVLEGLLTGNINILKLPAAEGGISAHLLFELIKAEPALADYIYVFDYSSKDIEHIEKLISVADAVVVWGGREAVSALRRLIPPNTKLIEWGHKVSFAYVTKQGMAQNKLEGLAKNIAETGQLLCSSAQGIFLDTDDMNDIYEFCDRFLPVLDYAINKNAKKIGIGIKSQVALRLYAEELEGIYKDSRIFKGDSCSLIAYPDKIIDTSIQFGNPWVRPLPHIELLSALRPYKNYLQTVGLACDQSELHPLSHILFKTGVVRVCPCENMSHTYCGAPHDGEFPLRRYTKIVDIDTD; this is encoded by the coding sequence ATGAATCTTGTAAATGGCAAGTTTATTGATTCAAAAGAATGCGATATAGTACTTGATAATCTGGAGCAGCATATTATTGATACGTTAAATAAGGAAAGATTGAGTACCGAAACAGTTGTTAATGCCTGTGACAAGCTTGTAACAGACTTGGATGAAGAGTTCTACATCAAAGCAATGTCTAATCTGGGAATTGACGAGTCATTGGGTAGAAGCTATATAGATGAAATGCGGAGGTTCTTCTGCAAAGAAAGCCTGCTGCACCGAATGAAGTTAGAATTAGGTGATACTCTTGGCAGCCCGTATTCATTTAATCCCATGCATAAGGAATTTACCGTTACCAGACAAATTTTACCCCTAGGTGTTTTACTGCATGTCGCTGCCGGAAATGCCGACGGATTACCGGCATTCAGTGTACTTGAAGGCCTTTTGACCGGTAATATAAATATTTTGAAATTACCTGCGGCAGAGGGAGGTATATCTGCACACTTGCTGTTTGAACTTATAAAAGCAGAACCTGCACTGGCAGATTATATTTATGTTTTTGATTATTCCTCGAAAGACATTGAACATATTGAAAAACTAATTTCTGTTGCAGACGCTGTGGTTGTATGGGGAGGAAGAGAAGCTGTATCTGCTCTTCGAAGACTTATTCCCCCAAACACCAAGCTTATTGAATGGGGACACAAAGTAAGCTTTGCCTATGTTACGAAACAAGGTATGGCACAAAACAAACTTGAAGGGCTTGCAAAAAACATTGCCGAGACTGGACAATTGCTGTGCAGTTCTGCACAGGGAATTTTTCTTGATACTGATGACATGAATGACATATATGAATTCTGTGATAGGTTTTTGCCTGTTTTAGATTATGCGATTAATAAAAACGCTAAAAAAATCGGAATAGGAATAAAATCTCAGGTTGCCCTGAGACTGTATGCAGAAGAACTGGAAGGCATCTATAAAGACAGCCGAATATTTAAAGGCGACAGTTGCAGCTTGATTGCATATCCGGATAAAATAATTGACACATCCATTCAGTTCGGTAACCCGTGGGTACGACCGCTTCCTCACATAGAACTGCTGTCGGCTCTGCGTCCATATAAAAACTACCTGCAGACGGTAGGTTTGGCTTGCGACCAATCAGAATTGCATCCTCTGTCCCATATACTTTTCAAAACCGGTGTTGTCAGAGTGTGCCCGTGTGAAAACATGTCCCATACATATTGCGGAGCACCCCATGACGGAGAATTTCCACTAAGACGCTATACTAAAATTGTTGATATTGATACAGATTGA
- a CDS encoding transglutaminase-like domain-containing protein, with protein MLKDLKYLKINLPEDILKLKCNGDFAGAQKLIDRRLEKQIPTAMRKRLEIEKEILRTIKGEYTYTFEQALQKMQDNIENFTKEELTELQEDGQADWILVDGQVYFNDSFFGTLIKTRSDLEARLINKQESGEEREDFLNENIRKTRENKESSYFIHMKTTLKLQDEALRKDGKIMVHMPLPINCQQSNIKIIKTVPEAKYIADENYPSRTAYFETSLEESREFSVEYSYESHLKYNDLDASKVSKDQPGFDTQELEPHIMFTPYIAELAREIVGDETNPLIKARKIYDYITENVKYSFMRAYSTITNIPEYCALNLKGDCGVQALLFITLCRYSGIPARWQSGLAVTPYHIGPHDWAQFYVAPYGWLYADPSFGGGALRKGNKEKWNFYFGNLDPFRMVANSEFQHEFDPPKKFWRHDPYDNQVGECEYENKEVRREEFKAEYELIEMKKL; from the coding sequence ATGTTAAAGGATTTGAAATATTTAAAAATAAACTTACCTGAGGACATTCTAAAGCTGAAATGCAACGGTGATTTTGCAGGAGCACAAAAATTAATAGACAGGCGTTTAGAAAAACAAATTCCCACTGCTATGAGAAAAAGGCTTGAGATTGAAAAGGAAATTCTTAGAACTATTAAGGGAGAATACACGTATACATTTGAGCAGGCTCTTCAAAAAATGCAGGACAATATCGAGAACTTCACAAAAGAAGAACTTACGGAGCTTCAGGAAGATGGTCAGGCAGACTGGATATTAGTAGACGGTCAGGTTTATTTTAACGACAGCTTTTTCGGCACTTTAATTAAAACGAGATCTGATCTTGAAGCGAGGTTAATAAATAAGCAGGAAAGCGGAGAAGAAAGAGAAGATTTTCTGAACGAAAATATAAGGAAAACAAGGGAAAACAAAGAATCTTCGTATTTCATACATATGAAGACAACATTGAAACTGCAGGATGAAGCGCTGAGAAAAGACGGAAAAATCATGGTTCACATGCCGCTGCCAATTAATTGCCAGCAATCAAACATAAAAATAATAAAAACTGTTCCTGAGGCAAAGTATATTGCTGACGAAAACTATCCCAGCAGGACTGCATATTTTGAGACATCATTAGAAGAAAGCCGTGAATTTTCTGTTGAATATTCATATGAGAGCCATTTAAAGTATAATGATCTTGATGCTTCAAAGGTATCAAAGGATCAGCCGGGTTTTGATACGCAGGAGCTTGAACCGCATATTATGTTTACTCCTTATATAGCCGAGCTTGCAAGGGAAATAGTAGGTGACGAAACAAATCCGCTGATAAAAGCTAGAAAAATCTACGATTATATTACAGAAAATGTAAAATATTCATTTATGAGAGCATATTCTACAATAACAAATATCCCTGAGTACTGCGCGCTAAATTTAAAGGGAGACTGCGGCGTACAGGCTCTGTTGTTTATAACCCTTTGCCGATACTCAGGTATCCCTGCCAGATGGCAGTCGGGGCTTGCTGTAACACCGTATCATATAGGTCCACATGATTGGGCACAGTTCTATGTTGCACCGTATGGCTGGTTATATGCTGATCCATCATTTGGAGGCGGAGCACTGAGAAAAGGAAATAAAGAAAAGTGGAACTTTTATTTTGGAAATCTGGATCCATTTAGAATGGTTGCAAATTCGGAATTCCAGCATGAATTTGATCCGCCTAAAAAATTTTGGCGCCATGATCCATATGATAATCAGGTCGGTGAGTGTGAATATGAAAATAAGGAAGTAAGAAGAGAAGAATTTAAAGCGGAGTACGAATTAATAGAAATGAAAAAACTATAA
- a CDS encoding glycerate kinase: MKKAVLIPDSFKGTLSSKEICNIIEKSINHHFPKCSVVSIPVADGGEGSVDCFLESLGGNKVYESVKNPYFEDMKSYYGLLSGEETAVIEMASCAGLPLVEDRKNVGKTTTYGVGQLILSAAKKGCKKIIVGLGGSATNDGGCGAAAAVGVKFFDECGKEFIPVGDSLKSIRKIDMSHRSELLKNIEIITMCDIDNPMYGETGAAYIFGPQKGADDKKVKELDEGLRNLSEVINKDLEMDLKDVPGGGAAGAMGAGMIAFFDSRLQMGIETVLDTVHFDDVISDADMIFTGEGNFDTQSLRGKVVIGVARRAKKINVPVTVISGGTEDIKEAFKMGVTSVFTINRLPHDFQISRYKSKENLEATIDNVLRLIKSIK, from the coding sequence ATGAAGAAAGCAGTGCTGATACCGGATTCATTTAAAGGTACCTTAAGTTCAAAAGAAATTTGCAATATTATTGAAAAATCTATTAACCATCACTTCCCGAAGTGCAGTGTAGTATCAATACCTGTTGCTGACGGAGGTGAAGGCAGTGTAGATTGCTTTTTGGAATCATTAGGAGGCAATAAGGTTTATGAGTCGGTTAAAAATCCATATTTTGAAGATATGAAGTCATACTACGGTCTGCTAAGCGGGGAAGAAACAGCAGTCATTGAGATGGCAAGCTGTGCGGGGCTCCCTCTTGTGGAGGACCGGAAGAATGTGGGCAAAACCACCACATATGGAGTTGGACAGCTGATTTTATCCGCAGCAAAAAAAGGCTGCAAAAAAATAATTGTCGGCCTTGGAGGCTCTGCAACTAATGACGGAGGGTGCGGTGCTGCTGCCGCTGTCGGTGTTAAGTTTTTTGATGAATGCGGAAAAGAATTTATACCAGTGGGTGACAGCTTGAAATCAATCAGAAAAATAGACATGTCCCACCGGTCGGAATTATTGAAAAACATTGAAATTATAACTATGTGTGATATTGACAATCCAATGTACGGGGAGACAGGAGCAGCATATATTTTTGGACCGCAAAAGGGAGCAGATGATAAAAAGGTTAAAGAATTGGATGAAGGATTAAGAAACTTGTCCGAAGTAATAAATAAGGATCTGGAGATGGATTTAAAAGATGTTCCCGGAGGCGGGGCAGCCGGTGCTATGGGAGCCGGAATGATAGCATTTTTTGATTCCAGGCTGCAGATGGGAATAGAAACAGTGCTTGATACGGTTCATTTTGACGATGTAATTTCTGATGCAGATATGATTTTTACAGGTGAAGGGAATTTTGACACTCAAAGCTTAAGAGGCAAGGTTGTAATAGGAGTTGCAAGAAGAGCTAAAAAAATCAATGTGCCGGTTACAGTAATTTCAGGAGGAACGGAAGATATCAAAGAAGCTTTTAAAATGGGGGTAACATCAGTATTTACAATAAACAGGCTTCCTCATGACTTTCAGATAAGTAGGTATAAAAGCAAGGAAAATCTTGAAGCAACTATAGACAATGTGTTAAGGCTCATTAAGAGTATTAAATAA
- a CDS encoding UDP-N-acetylglucosamine 1-carboxyvinyltransferase: MSKFVIEGGTKLKGKVNIGGFKNAAVAIIPATLLCPGKCTIQNVPKIEDVNVFMEIFSELGADAKFLDDTSISVDASGVEGCYLKNGLSKKMRASYYLLGAGLGRFKRASTLLPGGCEIGRRPIDQHIKGFEALGATVDITPEGRINVCAEKLVGTRIYLDVVSVGATINIMLAAVYAEGRTIIENAAKEPHIVDTANFLNSMGADIKGAGTDVIRINGVSKLTGCTYRVIPDQIEAGTYMIAAAATKGDIIIDDIIPKHLEPITAKLKEMGMGIEEYGDSMRVFYEKELTPVNIQTLPYPGFPTDLQQPMTVLLSSLNGESTVVEGVSEDRFKYVDEIKKMGANIEFTKTKADITGAVHLKGTVVQATDLRAGAAMIIAGLMADGLTEIKEIRHIDRGYEHIENKFMNLGAKMKRVKDDE; this comes from the coding sequence ATGTCTAAATTTGTTATAGAAGGCGGAACTAAATTAAAGGGTAAAGTTAACATCGGAGGATTTAAGAATGCGGCTGTTGCAATAATTCCGGCAACCCTGCTATGTCCAGGCAAGTGCACTATTCAAAATGTGCCTAAGATAGAGGATGTTAATGTATTTATGGAAATATTTTCAGAATTGGGGGCAGATGCGAAATTTCTTGATGACACGTCAATATCTGTTGATGCATCAGGAGTAGAAGGATGCTATTTAAAAAATGGTTTATCCAAAAAAATGAGAGCTTCGTACTATCTGCTTGGAGCAGGATTGGGTAGATTTAAAAGAGCATCTACGCTGCTTCCGGGAGGGTGCGAAATAGGCAGAAGGCCTATTGATCAGCATATCAAAGGGTTTGAGGCTTTGGGCGCAACTGTGGATATAACTCCGGAAGGCCGAATTAATGTGTGTGCCGAAAAGCTTGTGGGAACAAGAATATATCTTGATGTAGTAAGTGTTGGAGCAACAATTAACATAATGCTTGCTGCAGTGTATGCCGAAGGAAGAACTATAATCGAGAATGCTGCAAAAGAACCCCATATTGTTGATACGGCAAACTTTTTAAATTCAATGGGCGCTGATATAAAAGGAGCAGGAACCGATGTAATAAGAATAAACGGTGTCAGTAAACTTACAGGCTGCACATACAGAGTAATTCCGGATCAGATAGAGGCAGGCACTTATATGATTGCTGCAGCAGCTACAAAGGGAGATATTATTATAGATGATATAATTCCTAAGCATCTTGAGCCTATAACGGCAAAACTGAAAGAAATGGGAATGGGAATCGAGGAATATGGCGATTCAATGAGAGTATTTTATGAAAAAGAACTTACACCGGTAAATATTCAAACTCTTCCTTATCCGGGATTTCCAACAGATTTACAGCAACCGATGACGGTTCTGCTTTCATCTCTAAATGGAGAAAGCACCGTGGTCGAAGGGGTATCCGAGGATAGATTTAAGTATGTGGATGAAATTAAGAAGATGGGAGCAAATATCGAATTTACTAAAACGAAGGCAGATATAACAGGAGCGGTTCACCTAAAGGGAACGGTGGTACAAGCCACCGATTTGAGGGCTGGAGCAGCCATGATAATTGCAGGACTTATGGCTGACGGATTAACAGAAATTAAAGAAATACGTCATATAGACAGAGGATACGAACATATTGAAAATAAATTTATGAACCTAGGCGCAAAAATGAAAAGAGTCAAGGATGATGAGTAA
- the yycI gene encoding two-component system regulatory protein YycI → MDWNKANTVLIAAFIVLNIFLLSPSFSDVYSEEYNVNTDLEFIENVESILSERNVYVKCELPDEIYVLPTLGTEYEILYVSDELLTRFLGPGMQAVEDVTSYKNDAGEILEINDGKKLNYVVRDKIDGVISYEETIDKKINTFIENKKINAEGYSESFRYISQDYSIVVYTKKYNEFSLDNSYMRFYFDKEGIYRFEMQNIETAKETAEKIRVFSAAETLPRLLSFNDVSDKEIMEIKMTYYSAEDENWQLISGINSYPVWKVIFNDGTYKHLSGINTYDID, encoded by the coding sequence ATGGATTGGAATAAAGCAAATACAGTATTAATTGCAGCATTTATAGTTTTAAATATTTTTTTATTAAGCCCTTCCTTTAGTGATGTTTATTCTGAAGAATACAATGTTAATACAGATTTGGAATTTATTGAAAATGTTGAAAGCATTTTGAGCGAAAGAAATGTTTATGTTAAATGTGAGCTGCCTGATGAAATATATGTATTGCCAACACTGGGAACAGAATATGAGATTTTGTATGTTAGCGATGAACTGTTGACTCGCTTTTTGGGGCCGGGAATGCAGGCTGTTGAAGATGTTACCAGTTACAAAAATGACGCAGGTGAGATACTTGAGATAAATGACGGCAAGAAACTTAACTATGTTGTGAGAGATAAAATTGACGGCGTAATCAGCTATGAAGAGACCATAGATAAAAAAATCAATACATTTATAGAAAATAAAAAAATAAATGCAGAAGGATATTCAGAAAGCTTCAGGTATATCAGCCAGGATTATTCAATAGTTGTTTATACAAAAAAATATAATGAATTCAGTCTAGATAATTCATATATGCGTTTTTATTTTGATAAAGAAGGAATTTATAGATTTGAAATGCAAAATATCGAGACTGCAAAAGAAACAGCTGAAAAAATACGTGTTTTTTCAGCCGCAGAAACATTGCCGAGACTTTTATCCTTTAATGATGTCAGTGATAAGGAAATCATGGAAATAAAAATGACATATTATAGTGCGGAAGATGAGAATTGGCAGTTGATATCAGGAATAAATTCATATCCTGTGTGGAAAGTTATTTTTAACGACGGAACTTACAAGCACTTATCAGGCATCAATACTTATGATATTGATTGA